The DNA window GGGCGGCGGCGTTGCCGCACTACTCGCCGGTAGCGAACCGGACGTTAAGTCGCTTGTTTTGCTCTCTGCTGTGTCGCGCCCGGAAGAAAATTTTAAAAAATTGTTAGAAAACATCCCTCGCATTCATAAACCAGACGGTACGTGGTATCTGGATACTGGCGGTAACCCGGTCGGTCAAAAATTTTTCGAAGTACTCCCTCAAGTCAAACCGCTGGAAACGATCAAAAACTATGCCGGGCACGCCCTCATCATTCACGGCAATAACGATGTGGTCGTTCCTGAATCGGCGGCGTACGATTATTTTGATTTGCTAAAAGACAGACAAAATGTTTCTACAGAACTGAAATTAGTCGAAGGAGCCGATCATGTTTTTTCCAGTGTGGCTTTGACTGATTCGCTCAATAAAACTGTTGTAGATTGGTTTGAAAGGACGTTGAAATAAAACAATCCTGCACAAGCTGCCTTCTGTTCATAAAATATTTTGTTTTTGCGTATTTTTTTGCTTGACTTTTTGGGGTTATTTCGATATAATCTTGTTAAGTCGATTTGTAATGGAAAGAATCAGTAGCATTTCGATCTTCTCAACGTTCAGCGGGGTGATTTTCCCAAGTGTTATTTTGCTTTTATTAAAAAAATGAAAAGAGCGTAAAATATGCTTCATCTGACCTATATCACGCTTATGGAGCAAGAAAGGAATATCGTCCGTGAATAATCGTGAGCGTTTTCTAAGAATCATGCGCTACGA is part of the Calditrichota bacterium genome and encodes:
- a CDS encoding alpha/beta fold hydrolase, whose protein sequence is MKNIFLLIIATISLTFNCQKDQTMQKYEKPVVFERDGNQLVGIMHFPRKTSPKYPTVILLHGFTGNKAESHFMFTEMARELAKAGFVCLRFDFFGSGDSEGTFEEMTYLTELADANAALAFLRQQPEVDVNKIGVLGLSMGGGVAALLAGSEPDVKSLVLLSAVSRPEENFKKLLENIPRIHKPDGTWYLDTGGNPVGQKFFEVLPQVKPLETIKNYAGHALIIHGNNDVVVPESAAYDYFDLLKDRQNVSTELKLVEGADHVFSSVALTDSLNKTVVDWFERTLK